In Pseudomonas putida, a genomic segment contains:
- a CDS encoding DNA polymerase II: MELQQGFVLTRHWHDTPQGTCVEFWLATDQGPRLLRLAPQESVAFVPQAQGAHARVLLSDEAGVELKPLRLRDFEQRPVVGLYCRQHRQLLQLEQRLRSAGIEVFEADIRPPERYLMERFITAPVCFTGREDAQGVVCDAQLKPAPGYRPPLRLVSLDIETSERGELYSIALEGCGQRQVYMLGDADGDTAEVDFDLHYCADRAALLECLIQWMARHDPDAIIGWNLIQFDLRILHEHARQLDMPLALGRGGAPMTLRSHANRGHVFADAPGRLLIDGIEALRSATWSFPSFSLENVAQTLLGEGKAIDTPYQRMDEINRMFAEDKPALARYNLKDCELVTRIFSHARLLDFLLERASVTGLAVDRSGGSVAAFCHLYIPHMHRLGFVAPNLGSRPDEASPGGFVMDSRPGLYDSVLVLDYKSLYPSIIRTFLIDPVGLVEGLRQPDNDHSVEGFRGGRFSRSQHCLPAIVEEVWQGREAAKRAGNAPLSQALKIIMNAFYGVLGSSGCRFFDPRLASSITMRGHQIMRQTRALVEARGFDVIYGDTDSTFVWLKQAHDEEAAASIGRRLVTEINQWWREHLQQEMGLASALELQYETHYRRFLMPTIRGTDEGSKKRYAGLVQRADGSDDTVFKGLESVRTDWSPLARQFQQELYGRIFRGQPYREYLREYVRSTLAGEQDQLLIYRKRLRRPLADYQRNVPPHVRAARLADEYNRQLGRPRQYQNGGWISYVITIAGPEPLEDRRSPIDYQHYLSRQLQPIADAILPMVGDSFSALTDQQMALF; encoded by the coding sequence GTGGAGTTGCAGCAGGGCTTTGTCCTGACCCGGCATTGGCACGACACGCCCCAAGGCACCTGCGTGGAATTCTGGCTCGCCACCGACCAGGGCCCGCGTCTGTTGCGGCTGGCGCCCCAGGAGTCGGTTGCCTTCGTGCCGCAGGCGCAGGGCGCGCATGCCCGGGTGTTGTTGAGCGATGAGGCCGGAGTCGAACTCAAGCCGCTGCGCCTGCGTGACTTCGAGCAGCGTCCGGTGGTGGGCCTGTACTGCCGCCAGCATCGCCAGTTGCTGCAACTGGAGCAACGCCTGCGCAGTGCCGGTATCGAGGTATTCGAAGCCGATATCCGCCCGCCGGAGCGCTACCTGATGGAGCGCTTCATCACCGCTCCCGTGTGTTTCACTGGGCGGGAGGATGCCCAAGGCGTGGTATGCGATGCCCAGCTCAAGCCTGCGCCGGGGTATCGCCCGCCCTTGCGCCTGGTGTCGTTGGACATCGAGACCAGCGAGCGTGGCGAACTCTACAGCATCGCCCTGGAAGGCTGCGGTCAACGCCAGGTGTACATGCTAGGCGACGCCGACGGCGACACTGCCGAGGTGGACTTCGACCTGCACTACTGCGCAGACCGCGCCGCGCTGCTCGAGTGCCTGATCCAATGGATGGCCCGCCACGACCCGGATGCGATCATCGGCTGGAACCTGATCCAGTTCGATCTGCGCATCCTCCACGAACATGCCCGGCAACTGGACATGCCGCTGGCGCTGGGGCGGGGCGGTGCGCCGATGACCCTGCGCAGCCACGCTAACCGCGGCCACGTGTTCGCCGATGCCCCCGGGCGCCTGCTCATCGACGGCATCGAGGCACTGCGTTCGGCGACTTGGAGCTTCCCTTCCTTCAGCCTGGAGAACGTCGCGCAGACCTTGCTGGGGGAGGGCAAGGCCATCGACACGCCGTACCAGCGCATGGACGAGATCAACCGTATGTTCGCCGAGGACAAGCCGGCCCTGGCGCGCTACAACCTCAAGGACTGCGAGCTGGTCACGCGGATCTTCAGCCATGCCCGGCTGCTCGACTTCCTTCTTGAAAGGGCCTCGGTCACCGGCCTGGCGGTGGACCGCAGCGGTGGCTCGGTCGCCGCGTTCTGCCATTTGTACATCCCGCACATGCACCGCTTGGGTTTCGTCGCGCCCAATCTCGGCAGTCGCCCGGACGAAGCCAGCCCCGGCGGCTTCGTCATGGACTCGCGCCCAGGGCTGTACGACTCGGTGCTGGTGCTGGACTACAAGAGCCTGTATCCCTCGATCATCCGCACTTTCCTGATCGATCCGGTGGGCCTGGTCGAAGGCCTGCGCCAGCCGGACAACGACCATTCGGTGGAGGGCTTTCGCGGTGGGCGCTTTTCACGCAGCCAGCATTGTCTGCCGGCCATCGTCGAGGAGGTGTGGCAGGGACGTGAAGCGGCCAAGCGCGCTGGCAACGCGCCTTTGTCGCAGGCGCTGAAGATCATCATGAATGCCTTCTACGGCGTGCTCGGCTCCAGTGGCTGCCGGTTCTTCGACCCGCGCCTGGCCTCGTCGATCACCATGCGGGGTCATCAGATCATGCGCCAGACCCGCGCCTTGGTGGAGGCGCGTGGGTTCGATGTGATCTATGGCGACACCGACTCCACGTTCGTGTGGTTGAAGCAGGCCCATGACGAGGAGGCCGCCGCCAGCATCGGTCGGCGCTTGGTGACCGAGATCAACCAGTGGTGGCGCGAGCACCTGCAACAGGAGATGGGCCTGGCCAGTGCCCTGGAGCTGCAATACGAGACTCACTATCGACGCTTCTTGATGCCTACCATCCGTGGCACCGACGAGGGCAGCAAGAAGCGCTACGCAGGCCTCGTGCAGCGTGCCGACGGAAGCGACGACACGGTGTTCAAGGGCCTGGAATCGGTGCGCACCGACTGGTCACCACTGGCCCGTCAGTTCCAACAGGAACTGTACGGACGGATCTTTCGTGGCCAGCCGTACCGTGAGTACCTGCGCGAATACGTGCGCAGCACCTTGGCCGGCGAGCAGGACCAGTTGCTGATCTATCGCAAGCGCCTGCGCAGGCCACTGGCCGATTATCAGCGCAACGTGCCACCGCATGTGCGTGCCGCGCGCCTGGCGGACGAATACAACCGCCAGCTGGGTCGGCCCAGGCAGTACCAGAACGGTGGCTGGATCAGCTACGTGATCACCATCGCCGGCCCCGAGCCCTTGGAAGATCGTCGCTCGCCCATCGATTACCAGCATTACCTGAGCCGCCAGTTGCAACCGATCGCCGATGCCATCCTGCCCATGGTGGGGGACAGTTTCTCGGCATTGACCGACCAGCAGATGGCCTTGTTCTGA